In Thalassoglobus sp. JC818, a single window of DNA contains:
- a CDS encoding PVC-type heme-binding CxxCH protein, with protein sequence MADDFVPVNTQAAGEQPLPPEQAVKRLQVPDGFHVTLSAAEPDVRQPIAITFDDRGRLWVAESYSYNGSSFTDEKNDRILIFEDTTGDGVLDQRRVFCDNLTHLTGLEIGFGGVWITAPPSLSFIPDNDQDDIPDGPPIVHLDGWNVKAEHNNVNGLEWGPDGWLYGRHGIKQPSLVGKPDADNKERVHLSCCIWRYHPTTYDFEVVCDGTINPWGLDFDEHGHGFFTTSVVEHLWPLIPGAHFERWKDRNDHPNEYAYELMTSMCDHVHWASGKFDKESRVAEGNSAHGGGHSHCDAMIYLGGHWPDEFRGAMLMSNIHGRRVNCDRLVQGEHGFRAVHDDDFMIVDDPWFRAVSMEYGPDGDVFLTDWSDNGECHDRDGVHRTSGRIYKISWGKPRLVSADLSNATNPELIANLSNGNEWYVRHSQRILQERAAVGDDMQAEIRQLETMCGDAKTPALRLRALWALHCIDGLQQDRLVGQLKDASEHVRSWVLRLLADRNELESVDPKLLQTIANSDPSPLVQMSFASAVRKLPTGKRWPFILNLAKRRSGWANQNLQLMIWYAIEPEVASNPERSLKALNSFSPSLQNWVVRRVCEQTAPSTDLITTVLLKESNLKRIVVWLDGMNSASVQSMNLSKESSRLISELCRHKNANVRHASIRLAAKVGGDIFNSLRPLLHDYATDAETATAILSGMVLHQKETLAEDIKRLIESRRLTVQALRAAGSIQDSTVIDLIVKKYGELTAYEKSAAIDAFIARKPSAKRMLTLIEREAIPASDLSAAQVHQVIALNDSTLTKRLEHLWGSVRTSSADRTARMQRLEAKLTPDFLRTADLSAGRSLFAENCGKCHKLFGQGTTLGPDLTGSQRGNVNYLLSNIIDPSAAVPADFRMSVVSTVEGRVISGVITERTKSGITVVTATETVQLQHDNIEEIRKTSTSIMPDGLIDRFSEEQTRDLIAWIMGDGTTETDEVGFTPIFNGKDLTGWDGKPGSWEVRDGEIWCTGKSESKNWLIWRGSPSSDFVLRMEFKWEHGNSGVQVRSDDLGDWMVFGYQVEIAEQGVMGLWHHSLLDDEHPRKGVRHFMSTAGQSAVLNADGTKDVRQEADPHQVRQSFREHDWNELEIIVTGDILVQKINGVVFSSVTDHDAQMSRRNGVIAFQDHGKGCRVAFRNIRIQQSQVKNDD encoded by the coding sequence ATGGCTGACGACTTCGTCCCAGTCAATACGCAAGCTGCCGGTGAACAACCGCTTCCTCCCGAGCAAGCAGTGAAACGATTACAAGTCCCGGACGGATTTCATGTCACTCTGTCTGCCGCCGAACCGGATGTCCGTCAACCGATCGCAATCACATTTGATGATCGCGGTCGCTTATGGGTCGCGGAAAGTTATTCCTACAACGGCAGTAGTTTTACTGATGAGAAAAACGATCGCATCCTCATTTTCGAAGACACGACCGGTGATGGAGTTCTCGATCAGCGACGCGTCTTCTGTGACAACTTAACTCATCTGACTGGGCTGGAGATTGGATTCGGAGGTGTCTGGATCACAGCACCGCCCAGCTTGAGTTTCATTCCTGACAACGATCAGGACGACATTCCCGATGGCCCGCCGATCGTCCACCTCGACGGATGGAACGTCAAAGCCGAACACAACAACGTCAACGGTCTTGAATGGGGTCCGGACGGATGGCTATACGGTCGACATGGGATCAAACAACCTTCTTTGGTTGGGAAACCTGATGCTGACAACAAAGAACGAGTTCACCTGAGTTGTTGCATCTGGAGGTATCACCCAACGACGTATGATTTCGAAGTTGTCTGCGATGGAACCATCAACCCCTGGGGCCTCGACTTTGACGAGCACGGTCACGGCTTTTTCACAACGAGTGTTGTCGAGCACTTGTGGCCACTGATTCCGGGTGCTCACTTTGAGCGATGGAAAGATCGAAACGATCACCCCAACGAATACGCGTATGAACTGATGACCTCGATGTGCGATCATGTGCACTGGGCGTCCGGGAAGTTTGACAAAGAGAGCAGAGTAGCCGAAGGAAACTCAGCACATGGAGGAGGTCATTCTCACTGTGATGCAATGATTTACCTCGGAGGACATTGGCCGGACGAGTTTCGCGGCGCGATGTTGATGAGCAACATTCATGGAAGGCGTGTTAACTGCGATCGGTTAGTTCAAGGCGAGCACGGTTTTCGTGCCGTTCACGACGACGACTTCATGATTGTTGACGATCCGTGGTTTCGGGCTGTTTCGATGGAATATGGGCCTGATGGAGACGTGTTCCTCACAGACTGGTCCGACAACGGAGAATGTCACGACCGCGACGGTGTCCACCGCACGAGCGGTCGGATCTATAAGATTTCATGGGGCAAACCGCGGTTAGTCTCCGCCGACCTTTCGAACGCCACAAATCCGGAACTCATCGCAAACCTGTCGAATGGCAACGAGTGGTATGTCCGACACTCCCAACGAATTCTGCAAGAACGAGCTGCTGTCGGTGACGACATGCAGGCTGAAATCCGGCAACTTGAAACGATGTGCGGCGATGCGAAAACACCCGCACTTCGCTTGCGTGCACTTTGGGCACTCCATTGCATCGACGGGCTGCAACAGGACCGCCTTGTCGGTCAATTGAAAGATGCGAGCGAACATGTTCGATCATGGGTTCTACGCTTGCTGGCCGACCGCAACGAGCTCGAATCCGTTGACCCCAAGTTATTACAAACAATTGCAAATTCCGATCCATCCCCTCTGGTGCAAATGTCTTTCGCTTCAGCTGTTCGAAAACTCCCAACGGGCAAACGCTGGCCGTTCATTCTTAATTTGGCTAAACGGCGAAGCGGTTGGGCCAATCAAAACCTGCAACTCATGATCTGGTACGCAATCGAACCGGAAGTTGCTTCTAATCCGGAACGATCGCTGAAAGCACTCAATAGTTTCTCACCGTCACTCCAAAACTGGGTTGTTCGACGTGTCTGCGAACAAACAGCTCCATCTACAGACCTGATCACAACGGTCCTTTTGAAAGAGTCAAATCTCAAACGAATCGTCGTCTGGCTGGATGGAATGAACAGTGCATCCGTCCAGTCGATGAACCTTTCGAAGGAGTCCTCGCGATTGATCAGCGAACTATGCCGACACAAGAATGCAAACGTTCGCCACGCAAGCATCCGACTCGCTGCCAAGGTGGGTGGCGACATCTTCAACTCGCTCCGTCCACTATTGCATGATTACGCTACCGATGCAGAGACAGCCACGGCAATCCTGTCGGGAATGGTTTTACATCAAAAAGAGACTCTCGCTGAAGATATCAAGAGACTCATCGAATCACGACGCTTGACCGTTCAAGCATTGAGGGCGGCTGGATCGATTCAAGACTCGACCGTCATTGACTTGATCGTCAAGAAGTACGGTGAACTCACAGCTTACGAAAAATCGGCAGCGATCGACGCTTTTATCGCACGCAAGCCGAGTGCGAAACGCATGTTGACTTTAATCGAACGAGAAGCGATTCCTGCTTCCGACCTCTCGGCTGCACAAGTTCACCAGGTTATCGCTTTAAATGACAGCACATTAACCAAACGACTCGAACATCTGTGGGGGAGTGTCCGAACTTCGTCAGCGGATCGAACCGCGAGAATGCAGCGCCTCGAAGCGAAGCTAACTCCCGACTTTCTTCGCACCGCTGACTTGAGTGCAGGTCGATCACTCTTCGCTGAAAACTGCGGGAAGTGCCATAAGCTTTTTGGTCAAGGAACGACGCTGGGGCCGGACCTCACAGGTTCTCAACGTGGGAATGTGAACTATCTCCTTTCCAACATCATCGACCCGAGCGCCGCAGTCCCGGCCGACTTTCGCATGTCTGTCGTTTCGACAGTCGAAGGACGAGTGATATCGGGAGTGATCACTGAACGGACGAAGTCTGGCATCACCGTGGTCACAGCTACCGAGACAGTTCAGCTTCAGCACGACAACATCGAAGAGATTCGCAAAACCTCAACCAGCATCATGCCCGATGGGCTGATTGACCGTTTCAGTGAAGAACAGACTCGCGATCTCATCGCATGGATCATGGGAGACGGAACAACTGAAACCGATGAAGTTGGGTTTACACCAATCTTTAATGGCAAGGATTTAACAGGCTGGGATGGAAAGCCTGGTTCCTGGGAAGTTCGTGACGGTGAGATTTGGTGTACTGGAAAGTCAGAATCGAAAAATTGGTTGATCTGGCGCGGTTCCCCCTCCAGCGACTTTGTGCTGCGGATGGAATTCAAGTGGGAACACGGGAACTCCGGCGTCCAGGTTCGCAGCGATGATTTGGGCGACTGGATGGTGTTCGGGTATCAAGTCGAAATCGCCGAGCAGGGTGTTATGGGGCTGTGGCATCATTCGCTGCTCGATGATGAACATCCGCGTAAAGGTGTCCGCCATTTCATGTCGACAGCAGGGCAATCCGCTGTCTTGAATGCTGACGGAACGAAGGACGTCAGACAGGAGGCCGATCCGCATCAAGTCCGGCAGTCTTTCCGTGAACACGATTGGAACGAACTGGAAATCATTGTCACAGGCGACATACTCGTTCAAAAGATCAATGGAGTCGTCTTTTCTTCAGTGACTGACCACGATGCTCAAATGAGCCGCCGGAACGGGGTCATCGCTTTTCAGGATCACGGGAAGGGCTGCCGAGTCGCATTTCGCAACATTCGCATCCAACAATCCCAAGTGAAAAACGACGACTGA
- a CDS encoding polysaccharide deacetylase family protein, whose amino-acid sequence MPVLSLSLRTTCLVTVLVVCTRPTVAENRAEETYSQRLTIRFRDSATAERANLKIEPLYNGHHRAVSCRWDDNWTSDNQGTRELMEKFGIRGTWYLNGRDFSPENRPADYLPVAKELLRGGNSIGGHSLTHPYITYFHSNRMFAEMSGVRIEWESALDQPVLSYAYSFVDISPGPERHDVMQRTLDSLTRSGFDHVAEYLSFFENVKMHQELSPIMPAENNPFDEFIKAVDWAYNEDKLTQNYPMITNSMHAWYGTPRLDYGYDELRKRFELLRSLKDVWHCNQNQYAGYRRQYRSATLGEIERIENTVSFTLSRPSISLLNDDTPLTLAVSGTTRDSNTSIECSGCAVVMSDRSEADLIRFHVPHRRDERLPILIGHVANPENTSTLDQLRRDQDFPQLVGGLFADGQRLTLSLRCEEGQRLEDVKVIWRAPIGYDVAPVPLKVNLRSDNSLEAHKSLNPLQKPDAHWGQEHFAAQVDFLLDGQPGRLHLTCQRAGVEPDASLPRDGFSILGPINPGAANTEDLCQIALNEWTKQCWDGKQWKLPDETDITWRASGDDGYVNQEWLNPEYVRTMGTWDTNSQTYLLRSIISCSKRQRARLTISHPRLSRVMVNGHDVVSDEVELEQGENRILVIYPGCEMGFDTQRLAACFLRLSDPETGLRLRDIQYRAF is encoded by the coding sequence GTGCCGGTACTTTCTCTCTCACTTAGGACGACCTGCTTGGTGACCGTATTGGTCGTGTGTACACGCCCTACGGTTGCAGAGAACAGAGCTGAAGAAACCTATTCACAGCGATTGACAATTCGATTTCGAGACTCCGCGACTGCCGAAAGAGCCAATCTCAAAATTGAACCTCTGTATAACGGACATCATCGAGCCGTCTCCTGTCGCTGGGACGACAACTGGACCAGCGACAATCAAGGGACTCGAGAGTTGATGGAAAAGTTCGGAATCCGGGGTACCTGGTATCTGAATGGACGAGACTTTTCGCCCGAGAATCGACCTGCCGACTATTTGCCAGTGGCGAAAGAATTATTGCGGGGCGGAAACTCTATCGGCGGACACTCACTGACGCATCCATACATCACCTACTTTCACAGCAACCGAATGTTTGCAGAAATGTCGGGAGTGCGAATCGAGTGGGAATCTGCGCTCGACCAGCCTGTCTTGTCCTATGCGTACTCGTTCGTCGACATCAGCCCAGGACCTGAGCGGCACGATGTCATGCAGCGGACTCTGGATTCACTGACGCGATCCGGATTTGATCACGTCGCTGAGTACCTCAGCTTCTTTGAGAATGTAAAGATGCACCAGGAATTGAGTCCGATCATGCCTGCTGAGAACAACCCATTCGACGAATTTATAAAGGCAGTGGACTGGGCTTACAACGAAGACAAGCTGACCCAGAACTATCCGATGATTACCAATTCCATGCATGCCTGGTACGGAACACCTCGTCTGGATTATGGCTATGACGAGTTGCGAAAGCGGTTTGAATTGCTGCGTTCACTGAAAGATGTTTGGCACTGCAATCAGAATCAATACGCCGGTTACCGTCGGCAATACCGCAGCGCGACTCTCGGCGAGATTGAAAGGATTGAGAACACGGTCTCTTTCACCCTGTCGCGCCCAAGCATTTCATTGTTGAACGATGACACACCTTTAACGCTTGCCGTATCAGGCACGACGAGAGACTCAAACACTTCAATTGAATGTTCTGGCTGCGCAGTTGTGATGTCGGACCGAAGTGAGGCTGATCTCATTCGATTCCATGTCCCCCATCGAAGGGACGAGCGTTTGCCTATTCTAATCGGACACGTCGCCAATCCTGAGAACACTTCCACTCTGGATCAGCTAAGACGGGATCAAGATTTTCCGCAACTGGTTGGTGGTTTATTCGCTGACGGTCAAAGACTCACGCTTTCTCTTCGGTGTGAAGAAGGCCAACGACTCGAAGATGTGAAAGTCATCTGGCGTGCTCCGATTGGATATGACGTTGCCCCAGTCCCGCTTAAAGTCAATTTACGCAGCGACAACTCATTGGAAGCTCACAAGTCTCTGAATCCATTGCAAAAGCCAGACGCGCATTGGGGACAAGAACACTTCGCTGCTCAAGTAGACTTTCTGCTTGATGGACAACCCGGCAGATTGCACCTCACTTGCCAAAGGGCAGGGGTGGAGCCAGACGCTTCACTCCCTCGTGACGGCTTCAGCATCTTGGGGCCGATCAATCCTGGTGCAGCCAATACTGAAGACTTGTGTCAGATTGCTTTGAACGAGTGGACGAAGCAATGTTGGGACGGGAAACAGTGGAAACTTCCCGACGAAACCGACATCACGTGGAGAGCAAGCGGAGATGACGGTTACGTCAATCAGGAATGGCTCAACCCAGAGTACGTGCGGACGATGGGAACGTGGGATACGAACTCCCAGACTTACCTCCTGCGAAGCATCATTTCGTGCAGTAAAAGGCAGCGAGCGCGTCTCACCATCAGCCATCCAAGATTGTCGAGAGTCATGGTCAATGGACACGATGTCGTGTCAGATGAGGTTGAACTCGAACAAGGAGAAAATCGAATTCTTGTCATCTATCCAGGCTGTGAAATGGGCTTCGACACGCAGCGGCTGGCGGCCTGCTTCCTGAGACTGTCCGACCCTGAAACCGGCCTGCGTCTTCGAGACATTCAATACCGTGCATTCTAG
- a CDS encoding sulfatase-like hydrolase/transferase, translating into MKSDHPTIRSTRLRRIFIPICFVALLFQASRLCHASEQTARPNMVVFLSDDHTWRDSSVYGSRDIDTPNMQRLADAGMTFDNAFVASPSCAPSRAALLTGLYPARNGAEANHSKPHQDVKKLPAYLQELGYEVVSFGKVGHYAQTPDYGFDLAKHFGYHDDVAVDEAIKWLRDRDSDKPLCLFVGTNWPHVPWPEDISGIDPEELVVPPNHVDTPTSRQWRAKYVAAIRTMDNELGKVYDASREVLGEDVFFLHTSDHGAQWPFGKWNLYEDGIRTPLIVSWPGRVAAETRSKAMVSWIDILPTLVEVASATPPEHIDGRSFLPVLEGEESKHRDVIFTTHSGDGNHNVFPIRAAYTSDGWKYIRNLHPEFLFCSHVTETTKDRGYWTSWVDQATQDTAARRLVQNYQNRPAEELYNTQGDPWEQKNLIADDVQQPRVEKLRRRLDEWFAQTGDTQAVFGDPRLAPTGDQPNVITVFIDDMGWSDLSCYGGKQTITENIDRLANEGLRFTNFYVNAPICSPSRVALSTGQYPQRHRISSYLANRKRNIERGMDQWLSKDAPVLARQLQKSGYATGHFGKWHMGGQRDVGNAPLIREYGFDSSLTNFEGLGPRVLPLKDAYDGKTPERHDLGSADLGKGPIRWEDRSQVTTAFVDEALEFIDQSQAKDQPFFINVWPDDVHSPFFPPQVLREGTDGSKRQLYYAVLDAMDQQLGKLFDRVRRDPKLKDNTLILVMSDNGHEDGAGISDPLRGSKGWLYEGGIRSPLIVWGPKFIAEGAAGTTNDQAVLSAIDVNRSLYEFAGISPDPDQRLDGENVMSTLLGQTKEGRQAPIFWRRPPDRPGQANEDNPDLAVRDGKWKYLVNYNGSDPQLFDLKADASETTNLAETNPDVAKRLHAAVMNWNKELPADAGDPDWESPEDAGSLKTDVFVNPIGEGADPWVIRDPNTQRYLWCMSEGNRAIAIHVSDSVSSMGQKHIVWKAPTTGPVSQEVWAPELHWLDDHWYVYFAASDGKNENHLAYVLKSKTPDPLGEYELHGPLATGDRPDGKSPNIWAIDMTVLEHQGRRYAIWSGWDKPGSDQQYLYIARMESPTKLAGPRIQICDNDDFLWERIQPDDSKRGLNEAPQIFQTKRQTAIVYSCGASWLPTYKLGLLELVGDDPLQPSSWKKRPKPVFNGTNSTYGVGHSCFVKSLDGKEWWHVFHAKRDREPGWRRAVFVQPMRVGKKGFPLFGKPVEPGAVQKRPSGDKTSDAQFSTESFEYFGHHQYLSVDGNVIRIGQSPDASVNVYRSGEKVIFAGDVPKNLVVKATIDFHGDPQARDAGILFRTTGPSVGYDAHRGYFAGLIPRTQLVILGKMDGSSWEELARSKTNIDTKQPQQLSVQVQGNRITVLQNGEQKIQHVDDSYQQGSVGLRVVDTDATFSEVEVVGDQSTKSRKSE; encoded by the coding sequence ATGAAGTCTGATCATCCAACGATTCGTTCGACACGCTTGCGACGAATCTTCATCCCAATCTGTTTTGTAGCCCTGCTGTTTCAGGCAAGTCGCCTTTGCCATGCCAGCGAACAGACTGCACGGCCCAATATGGTCGTTTTTCTATCCGACGATCATACCTGGCGAGACTCATCGGTTTATGGTTCTCGAGATATTGATACGCCAAACATGCAGCGACTGGCCGATGCCGGGATGACGTTTGACAACGCGTTCGTCGCTTCTCCTTCGTGTGCTCCCAGTCGAGCAGCTCTACTGACTGGTTTGTACCCAGCCAGAAACGGAGCTGAGGCGAATCATTCGAAACCACATCAGGATGTGAAGAAGCTGCCAGCTTATCTTCAGGAACTGGGTTACGAAGTCGTCTCGTTCGGCAAAGTCGGACACTATGCGCAAACGCCGGACTATGGGTTCGACCTCGCGAAGCACTTTGGATATCACGACGACGTGGCTGTCGATGAAGCGATCAAATGGTTACGCGATCGTGATTCCGACAAGCCGCTCTGTCTATTTGTCGGAACGAACTGGCCCCATGTCCCGTGGCCGGAAGATATTAGTGGCATCGATCCCGAAGAGCTTGTTGTCCCGCCGAACCATGTCGACACACCGACCTCTCGCCAATGGAGGGCAAAGTACGTTGCTGCAATCCGCACGATGGATAACGAATTGGGCAAGGTCTACGACGCATCGCGTGAAGTGTTGGGCGAGGACGTTTTCTTCTTGCACACCAGCGATCACGGTGCGCAGTGGCCGTTCGGGAAATGGAATCTCTATGAAGATGGCATCCGCACTCCGCTGATTGTCTCATGGCCGGGACGAGTCGCCGCAGAAACACGTAGCAAGGCGATGGTGTCATGGATTGATATCCTCCCAACGCTGGTCGAAGTCGCTAGTGCAACGCCTCCAGAGCATATCGATGGGCGGTCGTTCTTGCCTGTTTTAGAGGGCGAAGAATCCAAGCATCGGGATGTGATCTTCACGACTCACAGTGGTGACGGCAATCACAACGTCTTTCCAATTCGAGCCGCTTACACGTCAGACGGTTGGAAGTACATCAGAAACTTGCATCCCGAATTCCTGTTCTGCAGCCATGTCACCGAGACAACAAAAGACAGAGGATATTGGACGAGTTGGGTTGATCAAGCGACGCAAGACACCGCTGCGAGAAGGCTTGTTCAGAACTATCAGAATCGACCCGCAGAAGAACTTTACAACACTCAGGGCGATCCATGGGAACAAAAGAATCTGATCGCGGATGACGTACAGCAGCCCAGAGTTGAGAAGTTGCGAAGACGTTTGGACGAGTGGTTCGCCCAAACCGGTGACACGCAAGCTGTGTTTGGCGATCCTCGTCTGGCACCGACCGGTGATCAACCGAACGTGATCACCGTTTTCATCGACGACATGGGCTGGTCAGATCTGTCGTGCTACGGCGGTAAGCAGACGATTACTGAGAACATTGATCGACTGGCAAACGAAGGTTTGCGATTTACGAATTTTTACGTCAACGCGCCGATCTGTTCGCCATCCAGAGTTGCCCTTTCAACTGGCCAATATCCACAAAGGCATCGGATATCGTCTTACCTTGCGAATCGAAAGAGAAACATCGAGCGGGGCATGGATCAATGGCTCAGCAAAGACGCTCCAGTGTTGGCTCGCCAATTGCAAAAGTCTGGCTACGCGACGGGACATTTCGGCAAGTGGCACATGGGTGGCCAACGCGATGTCGGCAACGCACCGCTGATTCGTGAGTACGGATTTGACAGCAGCTTGACGAATTTCGAGGGACTCGGTCCCCGCGTGCTGCCGCTGAAAGATGCGTACGACGGAAAGACACCAGAGAGACATGATCTCGGTTCTGCAGACCTCGGCAAAGGTCCGATTCGCTGGGAAGATCGCAGCCAGGTGACAACCGCCTTCGTCGACGAAGCACTCGAGTTTATTGACCAGTCACAAGCGAAAGACCAACCGTTTTTCATCAATGTCTGGCCGGACGATGTTCATTCGCCATTCTTTCCCCCACAGGTGCTTCGCGAAGGAACCGACGGCAGCAAGAGGCAACTCTACTATGCTGTGCTCGATGCGATGGACCAGCAACTCGGCAAGTTGTTCGATCGAGTCCGACGCGATCCGAAGTTGAAAGATAACACTCTCATTTTGGTGATGAGTGACAACGGACACGAAGATGGTGCCGGAATTTCCGATCCGCTGCGAGGTTCTAAAGGCTGGCTTTACGAAGGCGGGATTCGCTCCCCATTAATCGTCTGGGGGCCGAAGTTCATCGCAGAGGGAGCTGCGGGAACAACTAACGACCAAGCTGTACTCTCCGCAATCGACGTGAATCGGTCGCTGTACGAGTTCGCGGGAATTTCACCCGATCCAGATCAACGACTCGACGGTGAAAATGTGATGTCGACGTTGCTGGGCCAAACGAAGGAAGGTCGACAAGCTCCGATCTTCTGGCGCCGGCCGCCAGACCGTCCTGGACAGGCTAATGAAGACAATCCAGATCTCGCTGTTCGTGACGGCAAGTGGAAATACCTCGTCAACTATAATGGCAGCGATCCACAGTTGTTCGATCTGAAAGCTGATGCATCTGAGACCACGAATCTCGCAGAGACGAATCCAGACGTCGCGAAGCGGCTTCATGCAGCTGTGATGAACTGGAACAAAGAGCTTCCAGCGGATGCCGGTGATCCCGATTGGGAAAGTCCAGAAGATGCCGGCTCATTGAAAACTGACGTCTTCGTCAACCCCATCGGAGAAGGTGCCGATCCTTGGGTAATTCGTGACCCGAACACCCAGCGGTACTTGTGGTGTATGTCCGAAGGCAATCGCGCGATCGCGATTCATGTCAGCGACAGTGTGTCATCGATGGGGCAAAAACACATCGTCTGGAAGGCTCCGACAACAGGTCCTGTTTCTCAGGAAGTTTGGGCTCCCGAACTGCATTGGCTCGACGATCACTGGTACGTCTACTTCGCTGCGTCGGACGGGAAGAATGAGAATCACTTGGCATACGTTTTGAAATCTAAGACTCCTGACCCGCTGGGTGAATACGAGCTTCACGGTCCTCTGGCGACCGGTGACCGACCAGACGGAAAGTCACCCAATATTTGGGCCATTGACATGACAGTTCTTGAACATCAGGGACGTCGGTATGCAATCTGGTCGGGGTGGGACAAACCAGGTTCAGATCAGCAGTATCTGTATATCGCGCGGATGGAGTCACCGACCAAACTGGCCGGACCACGGATACAGATCTGCGACAACGACGATTTCCTTTGGGAACGTATTCAGCCCGATGATTCCAAACGCGGGTTGAATGAAGCGCCGCAGATTTTTCAAACCAAACGGCAAACGGCCATCGTCTATTCGTGTGGAGCGTCCTGGTTGCCAACCTACAAATTGGGACTTCTTGAATTGGTCGGCGATGATCCACTCCAACCGTCTTCATGGAAGAAACGTCCGAAGCCTGTCTTCAACGGGACGAATTCCACATATGGCGTTGGCCATTCATGTTTCGTCAAATCATTGGACGGCAAAGAGTGGTGGCACGTCTTCCACGCGAAACGGGATCGTGAACCAGGCTGGCGTCGTGCAGTCTTTGTGCAGCCAATGCGCGTCGGAAAGAAAGGTTTTCCACTCTTTGGAAAACCAGTTGAGCCGGGTGCAGTCCAGAAAAGACCCTCCGGAGATAAGACATCAGATGCTCAATTCTCTACCGAGTCGTTCGAGTACTTCGGGCATCACCAATATCTGTCAGTCGATGGAAATGTGATTCGAATTGGCCAGTCTCCTGATGCGTCGGTCAACGTCTATCGATCTGGTGAGAAAGTCATCTTCGCGGGAGATGTTCCAAAGAATTTGGTTGTGAAAGCTACGATCGACTTTCATGGAGATCCTCAAGCTCGCGATGCTGGAATCCTCTTCCGAACCACTGGACCATCAGTCGGCTATGACGCGCATCGCGGGTACTTCGCAGGCCTGATTCCTCGCACACAACTCGTCATTCTCGGCAAGATGGATGGGAGCAGTTGGGAGGAGTTGGCCCGTTCCAAAACGAACATTGACACGAAGCAACCGCAGCAACTGTCGGTTCAAGTTCAAGGAAATCGTATTACGGTGCTGCAGAACGGCGAGCAGAAAATACAGCACGTTGACGACTCTTATCAGCAAGGTTCAGTCGGACTACGAGTCGTCGATACCGACGCCACTTTTTCCGAAGTTGAAGTCGTTGGTGACCAATCAACTAAATCACGAAAAAGTGAATGA